The following are from one region of the Sandaracinus amylolyticus genome:
- a CDS encoding FAD-binding protein, with translation MDVTNRREFLRATATVGAAAAVVGFSSSARAWVAQGYSGCDAFDAVPALDGQLLTDVSTRAAYSNDKGTLVFQTPAAVLRPGSIADVQRMVRFCRDREIKVAARGQAHSTDGQGLVQNGLLIDMATLNAVHEIGAGYAVVDAGSTWANLLTHTLATSQSPPVLTGFQGLSVGGTLSMGGISGMAYKRGVQVQHVLELTVVTGRGTLEVCSMSRNRSLFEAVLAGVGQYAIIVRAKLRLVTVGALVRDQTIRYDDIGTFFDDMRTLVAREEIDLVYGGAKQDPATGAWFYEMYTAQWYDAGSPPDTAYLLRGLQFDPANMVELDGPYFDYHTRVDQGIAFLSSIGLWAGAMKPWFDVFLPDSDVEEYVDDTLTSLAPDDLGIAGFILVFPLKTSTITRPMFRLPDDDVVWLFDVLTANNAPGFEPSYAAAKRARNRAWFDRAVAVGGYRYPIGTLDFTRADWRRHYGSEWLRAQVSKAYFDPDNILTPGPGIFDDDC, from the coding sequence ATGGACGTGACGAATCGGCGTGAGTTCCTGCGTGCGACGGCCACCGTGGGTGCTGCGGCAGCCGTCGTCGGGTTCAGCTCCTCGGCGCGCGCGTGGGTCGCCCAGGGGTACTCGGGCTGTGATGCGTTCGACGCAGTGCCAGCCCTCGACGGCCAGCTCCTCACCGACGTCTCGACACGTGCCGCGTACAGCAACGACAAGGGCACGCTCGTCTTCCAGACGCCGGCAGCGGTGCTGCGACCCGGCTCCATCGCCGACGTCCAGCGCATGGTGCGCTTTTGTCGTGACCGCGAGATCAAAGTCGCGGCGCGTGGTCAGGCCCATTCGACCGACGGTCAGGGCCTCGTCCAGAACGGCCTGCTCATCGACATGGCGACGTTGAACGCCGTGCACGAGATCGGTGCGGGCTACGCCGTCGTCGACGCGGGCTCGACGTGGGCGAACCTGCTGACCCATACGCTCGCGACGAGCCAGTCGCCGCCGGTGCTCACGGGCTTCCAGGGCCTCTCGGTCGGCGGAACGCTCTCGATGGGCGGCATCAGCGGCATGGCCTACAAGCGTGGCGTGCAGGTGCAGCACGTCCTCGAGCTCACCGTCGTGACCGGACGCGGCACGCTCGAGGTCTGCTCGATGTCGCGCAACCGCTCGCTCTTCGAGGCGGTGCTCGCGGGCGTCGGTCAGTACGCGATCATCGTCCGCGCGAAGCTGCGGCTCGTGACGGTCGGTGCGCTCGTGCGTGATCAGACGATCCGCTACGACGACATCGGCACGTTCTTCGACGACATGCGCACGCTCGTCGCGCGCGAGGAGATCGACCTCGTCTACGGCGGAGCGAAGCAGGACCCCGCGACCGGCGCGTGGTTCTACGAGATGTACACGGCGCAGTGGTACGACGCGGGATCGCCGCCCGACACGGCGTATCTGCTCCGCGGCCTGCAGTTCGATCCCGCGAACATGGTCGAGCTCGACGGGCCCTATTTCGACTACCACACGCGTGTCGACCAGGGCATCGCGTTCCTGTCGTCGATCGGGCTCTGGGCGGGCGCGATGAAGCCGTGGTTCGACGTGTTCCTGCCCGACAGCGACGTCGAGGAGTACGTCGACGACACGCTCACCTCGCTGGCGCCCGACGACCTCGGCATCGCGGGATTCATCCTCGTCTTCCCGCTGAAGACGTCGACGATCACGCGGCCGATGTTCCGTCTGCCCGACGACGACGTGGTGTGGCTCTTCGACGTGCTCACCGCGAACAACGCGCCGGGGTTCGAGCCCTCGTACGCAGCGGCGAAGCGTGCGCGCAACCGCGCGTGGTTCGATCGCGCGGTGGCGGTCGGTGGCTATCGCTATCCGATCGGCACGCTCGACTTCACGCGCGCCGACTGGCGTCGTCACTACGGATCCGAGTGGCTGCGCGCGCAGGTCTCGAAGGCGTACTTCGACCCGGACAACATCCTGACGCCGGGGCCGGGCATCTTCGACGACGACTGCTGA
- a CDS encoding MFS transporter, with translation MSHPVVQPLTAYQRKLFVFLGVATFFEGFDQMALAQILPTLRDEMHLGEWETGLLVAFVNLGTVVAYLLVRQADVWGRRVVLSLTIAGYTLFSFASGLVSSPWLFAALQFVARVFLIGEWAVSVIYAAEEFPASRRGMVIGVISAWSALGAVVCAGIVPLLVRSPFGWRTVYFVGTVPLVLLAFSRRSLRETERFAALAPEERVASSLTRILRTPYRARVLQLALIWGLTYVCTQTAVTFFKQHAVEDLGMPDTRVGLLISVAAVVSMPLVFMVGRLLDVTGRRRGSIVIFLLTAAGALGSYTLEGEGMLFVPVVLAIFGASAVLPALNAFTTELFPTELRSDAFAWSNNLLGRLGYVVAPIAVGLAAEEIGWGLAVASTAIGPILALVLILKWMPETRGRELEDTSAMH, from the coding sequence ATGTCGCATCCGGTCGTGCAGCCGCTCACCGCCTACCAGCGCAAGCTCTTCGTCTTCCTCGGCGTCGCGACGTTCTTCGAGGGCTTCGATCAGATGGCGCTCGCGCAGATCCTCCCGACGCTGCGCGACGAGATGCACCTCGGCGAGTGGGAGACCGGCCTGCTCGTCGCGTTCGTGAACCTCGGCACCGTCGTCGCGTATCTGCTGGTGCGACAAGCCGACGTGTGGGGCCGGCGCGTCGTGCTCTCGCTGACCATCGCGGGCTACACGCTCTTCTCGTTCGCGAGCGGCCTCGTGTCGTCGCCCTGGCTCTTCGCTGCGCTGCAGTTCGTCGCGCGCGTTTTCCTCATCGGCGAGTGGGCGGTCTCGGTCATCTACGCGGCCGAGGAATTCCCGGCCTCGCGCCGCGGCATGGTCATCGGCGTGATCAGCGCGTGGAGCGCGCTCGGCGCGGTCGTCTGCGCGGGCATCGTCCCGCTGCTCGTCCGCTCTCCGTTCGGGTGGAGGACCGTGTACTTCGTGGGCACGGTGCCGCTCGTGCTGCTCGCGTTCTCGCGTCGCTCGCTGCGCGAGACCGAGCGCTTCGCGGCCCTCGCGCCCGAAGAGCGCGTCGCCTCGTCGCTCACGCGCATCCTGCGCACGCCGTATCGCGCTCGCGTGCTGCAGCTCGCGCTGATCTGGGGCCTCACCTACGTGTGCACGCAGACCGCGGTGACCTTCTTCAAGCAGCACGCGGTCGAGGATCTCGGCATGCCGGACACCCGCGTCGGTCTGCTGATCAGCGTCGCCGCGGTGGTCTCGATGCCGCTGGTGTTCATGGTCGGACGGCTCCTCGACGTCACCGGACGACGCCGCGGATCGATCGTCATCTTCCTGCTCACCGCGGCGGGCGCGCTCGGCAGCTACACGCTCGAGGGCGAAGGGATGCTCTTCGTCCCGGTGGTGCTCGCCATCTTCGGCGCATCCGCGGTGCTGCCCGCGCTCAATGCGTTCACCACCGAGCTCTTCCCGACCGAGCTGCGCTCCGACGCCTTCGCGTGGTCGAACAACCTGCTCGGTCGTCTCGGCTACGTCGTCGCGCCGATCGCGGTGGGCCTCGCCGCCGAAGAGATCGGCTGGGGCCTCGCCGTCGCGTCGACCGCGATCGGACCGATCCTCGCGCTCGTGCTGATCCTCAAGTGGATGCCCGAGACGCGCGGCCGCGAGCTCGAGGACACCTCTGCGATGCACTGA